A genomic region of Arachis hypogaea cultivar Tifrunner chromosome 5, arahy.Tifrunner.gnm2.J5K5, whole genome shotgun sequence contains the following coding sequences:
- the LOC112802766 gene encoding gibberellin 20 oxidase 1, translated as MAMECITSTQSMTQPHQNNNKESETTPLVFDASILRHQHQIPSQFIWPDEEKPSLQVSKLVIPLIDLGGFLSGDPAATMEAVRLVGEACKKHGFFLVVNHGINADLISNAHSYMDDFFELPLSEKQRAQRKTGEHCGYASSFTGRFSSKLPWKETLSFQFSAEKNSPKIVKEYLSNTMGKEFEQFGSIYQDYCEAMSKLSLGIMELLGMSLGVGKECFREFFEENRSIMRLNYYPPCQKPDQTLGTGPHCDPTSLTILHQDQVGGLQVFVDNEWHSITPNFNAFVVNIGDTFMALSNGKYKSCLHRAVVNNKTTRKSLAFFLCPRNDKVVSPPRELVDDDFSPRVYPDFTWPMLLEFTQKYYRADMNTLNAFTDWIQQKESC; from the exons ATGGCAATGGAGTGCATAACAAGTACTCAATCCATGACTCAACCACACcaaaacaacaacaaagaaaGTGAGACAACACCATTGGTGTTTGATGCCTCAATCTTGAGGCATCAACACCAAATCCCAAGCCAATTCATTTGGCCTGACGAGGAGAAGCCAAGCTTGCAAGTATCCAAGCTTGTCATCCCCCTCATCGATCTAGGCGGCTTCTTGTCTGGCGACCCGGCCGCCACAATGGAAGCCGTCAGGCTCGTTGGGGAGGCATGCAAGAAGCATGGCTTCTTCCTCGTCGTCAACCACGGGATCAACGCCGACTTGATCTCTAATGCACATAGCTACATGGATGATTTCTTTGAGCTTCCCCTGTCTGAGAAACAGAGAGCTCAGAGGAAAACAGGGGAACACTGCGGCTATGCTAGTAGCTTCACTGGCAGATTCTCATCAAAGCTTCCATGGAAGGAGACACTCTCTTTTCAATTCTCCGCAGAGAAAAACTCACCAAAGATTGTCAAGGAATACTTATCCAACACAATGGGCAAAGAATTCGAACAATTCGG GTCAATATACCAAGATTACTGTGAAGCTATGAGCAAACTTTCACTGGGGATAATGGAGCTTCTTGGAATGAGCCTTGGAGTTGGAAAAGAATGCTTCCGGGAATTCTTTGAAGAGAATAGGTCAATAATGAGGTTGAACTATtatccaccatgtcaaaaaccaGACCAAACATTAGGAACTGGACCTCATTGTGATCCAACATCTTTAACCATTCTTCACCAAGACCAAGTTGGTGGCTTGCAAGTGTTTGTTGATAACGAGTGGCATTCCATTACCCCAAATTTCAATGCTTTTGTCGTCAATATCGGAGACACCTTCATG GCGCTTTCAAATGGAAAATACAAGAGTTGTTTGCATAGAGCAGTGGTGAACAACAAGACAACAAGGAAATCACTTGCTTTCTTTTTGTGTCCAAGAAACGATAAGGTGGTGAGTCCACCAAGAGAATTAGTGGATGATGATTTTAGTCCAAGGGTGTACCCTGATTTTACATGGCCTATGCTCCTTGAGTTCACTCAAAAGTACTATAGAGCTGACATGAACACCCTTAATGCCTTTACCGATTGGATTCAACAAAAAGAAAGTTGCTGA